Part of the Desulfatiglans anilini DSM 4660 genome is shown below.
ACGTGTGCCAGGCCATCGAGAGTGTGCTGCAACAAATTTATAAGGATTTTGAGCTCATAGTGATTGACGACGGATCAACGGACCGTTCTGCTGATCTGATTGCGTCTTTCAGCGATTCGCGCCTTCATTATCTAAGACAGCGGCACTCGGGAATCAGTGCGGCTATGAATCATGGCCTTCAAGTTGCTTCCGGTCAGTATATTGCGCGGTTGGATTCCGATGATGTCTGGCTGCCTCAGATGCTGGCAAGTCAGGTCGCCATCCTTGAAAAAGAAACGGACATTGGCGTTGTATACGCAAAGGCACAGCAGATCGACGAGACCGGAAACAGAATGAGAGAGGTTAGAGGAAAAGCAATGCATTTCACAGGTGATAGCCTGAAAAGCATACTCTTTGAAGATTTCACCTGCAACATCACCGTAGTCGCACGACGTGGCTGTTTTGCACTTGCTGGACGCTATGATACATCGCTGTATGGAAATGAAGATTGGGACATGTGGCTGCGAATCGCCAAGCATTGTAAATTTAAGTTCAACGATCAGATTTTGGCCTTTTTCAGAAGTCATTCTGGTAATATTACTAAAAACACGTCGCCA
Proteins encoded:
- a CDS encoding glycosyltransferase codes for the protein MKVSVIMPVYNRERYVCQAIESVLQQIYKDFELIVIDDGSTDRSADLIASFSDSRLHYLRQRHSGISAAMNHGLQVASGQYIARLDSDDVWLPQMLASQVAILEKETDIGVVYAKAQQIDETGNRMREVRGKAMHFTGDSLKSILFEDFTCNITVVARRGCFALAGRYDTSLYGNEDWDMWLRIAKHCKFKFNDQILAFFRSHSGNITKNTSPFFDKILETRIHVLDKAFADSGISIKYINLKPTAYSNVYISVGCHLLVASKYNKALSAFINSLNANAFSPKILIRIIFLVFTICTKKCFNQFYYGIRFMKWQSSVRGKIRTY